The DNA sequence CAGCAGGTCGATGTAGGGATCGTGTGCGGGAGGGGCTGCCTCATGGACGGCGGCCATCACGCTCTCATAGGCCTGCGGACCGGTGATCGCCAGCACGTTGGGGTGCTTCTCGCGGATCACGTCCGGCTCGGCGCCCAGACAGCCGGTGACGATGACCCTGCCGTTTTCCGACAGTGCCGAGCCGATGGCGTTAAGCGACTCGTCGCGGGCGGAGTCGAGAAAACCACAGGTGTTGACGACAACGAGATCGGCGCCGTCATGCTTGCGGGCGATCTCATAACCCTCGGCCCGCAGACGCGTGATGATGCGCTCGGAATCGACAAGGGCCTTGGGACATCCGAGACTGACGAAGCTGACGCGTGGGGCGGACATGGGCAATTTTCCAATGGACGCGAACCGGAAACACCGATCCGGCCCGCAGTCTCAACATATGACGGTTGGCATGGCTCCTGGCAGGAGCTCAATTTGGGCGGCGCAATAGCACGGCTTGCTCAATCAGGCAAACGGAGCCCTGCGGCCCGGCATGTGCGTCAGTGCCCGTTCGACCCGAACCAGGGTGACAGGAAAGCGAAATGATCGGGGAATTGCTGCACGGCTCCGTCCAGCAGCATCTTGACCGCGACATAGAGGATGATGACCAGGCCGATATAGGCAATCCAGCGGTATTTGTGCAGCAAGCGCGCGACGAACGACGCCGCAAAGCCCATCAAAGCGATCGACAGCGCCAGCCCGACAATCAGCACCGTCGGATGGTTCATAGCCGCTCCCGCGACGGCCAGAACATTGTCGAGCGACATCGAGACGTCGGCAATGACGATCTGCCAGGCGGCCTGCGAGAAGGTTTTGCTCGGCCCCTTGCCGCCAATGACGCCATCCTTGTCGAAGTCGCCGTTCGACAGCGCTTCGGTGGCGTCGCGCTCATCGTCGTGGCTGACACGCAATTCGCGCCACATCTTCCAGCAAACCCACAGCAAAAGCAGGCCGCCGCCGATAAGCAGCATGGGACCAATGGTCAGCAGCCATTGCGTGATCAGGGCGAAGAAAATGCGAAGAACGGTGGCCGCCGCGATGCCGACAAGAATGGCTCGCTGGCGCTGGCTGGCCGGCAGGCCGGCAGCGGCAAGGCCGATAACGATGGCATTGTCGCCCGCGAGCGCAAGGTCGATGGCGATGACCTGAAGGAGAGCCGAAAAGCCCGCGGCGGTAAATATTTCCATCGACCTGGAAGCCCTTCGTCGAGTGTTCGTCGTCGATCGTCCGAACGGGCCTAAAGGCATGGTCCGCTGGCGTCAAGTGCGGCAACGGGCAACGCTGGAAAACCATTTTCGTGGCGGTGGAATTGCGGGAGGTTCTCGACAGCCGCCGGCACAAGCCGGAGGCGGGCGCAAGCCCGCGAGAACCTAATCGTAGAGATTGTATTTCGCCCAGTCGGCTTCCGGAATCTCGTCCCCGATCCGATAGCGGAGCTGGAGAACTTCCATATGGTCCGGTCCCGTCTGGCATTTGAATTTCAGCCGGTACCATTGCCCCTTGCTGCGGAACGCCGCACCGGGACTCCGGATTGCGTCGGCGCTCATCTCCGGCGTCGCGAAGGCGTAAGCGACGACGCGGTCGGCCTTGAACTTGCGATCATCGTGGGTGATCCGGTCCAGGATTTCGGCATCGCAACGTTGTTCGAGGCGGGTTTGCGGATCAAGTTTCATCAGCCCGGCGCGCAAAGCGTTGTCCATCGCACTGGCCGGAAAGGCCAGCGTCAGGGACGCAATGGCCATCATGCAGAGTGTCTTCATGGGCGGGACAAGCAACATGTTTTGTCTGAAAAATCAACCAATAGCGGCGGTTCATGCTCGGCAAACCCCGGCATTCAGAGGTCCGGCGCAATCAAAATCTCGTGTCGGGCTTCATCGTGCGCGACCTGCGGCCAACGAACCAGCGAAGCTCGGCCGGCATCCGTGAGATCATAGAGACCACGCTCGACCCTTGCGAACCAGCCATAGACATTGTGCTGAAGAATCTTCGGCGCGATCGACGTCAAGGCTTTCAGATCGCGCGGCCGTTTGGGGCCGTCCGCAAGCGCGGCGGCGCAGGCGAGGGCGCTCTGCCGGTAGGCGGTCATGATCGGAGTGCGCGATCCGCCGCCAGCGACAGGATCGCCGCGGCGGCGCTGATGCTCATCGACAAGGCGAGAACGCCGTCGCGCATTTTTGCGCGGTGCCTGGGCGACCGGACTGAGAAGCACTTCGACCCTGTCATTGGCGGTCACCGCGAGCAGGCCGAAGCCAAGCCGACGGCAGAGATTGCGGAACCTGGCATCGCTTTCGCGCCCCTTGCCCCGCGCCGACATGCGCGCTGCCAGCCAAACTTCATCGCAAGCAGCCGCACGGTCGACGCCCTGCAAAACCAGTTCGAGATTGAACTGCAGCTTCAGCTCGCAGATGACGACGATCGGCGGCTCTCCCTCGCGCAGCGCGACGATGTCGCAACCGCCGATTTCCCCTTTCACGACGAAGTC is a window from the Mesorhizobium australicum WSM2073 genome containing:
- a CDS encoding TerC family protein produces the protein MEIFTAAGFSALLQVIAIDLALAGDNAIVIGLAAAGLPASQRQRAILVGIAAATVLRIFFALITQWLLTIGPMLLIGGGLLLLWVCWKMWRELRVSHDDERDATEALSNGDFDKDGVIGGKGPSKTFSQAAWQIVIADVSMSLDNVLAVAGAAMNHPTVLIVGLALSIALMGFAASFVARLLHKYRWIAYIGLVIILYVAVKMLLDGAVQQFPDHFAFLSPWFGSNGH
- a CDS encoding DUF930 domain-containing protein translates to MLLVPPMKTLCMMAIASLTLAFPASAMDNALRAGLMKLDPQTRLEQRCDAEILDRITHDDRKFKADRVVAYAFATPEMSADAIRSPGAAFRSKGQWYRLKFKCQTGPDHMEVLQLRYRIGDEIPEADWAKYNLYD
- a CDS encoding DUF2161 domain-containing phosphodiesterase is translated as MNETSLYAPVKRFLENLDFVVKGEIGGCDIVALREGEPPIVVICELKLQFNLELVLQGVDRAAACDEVWLAARMSARGKGRESDARFRNLCRRLGFGLLAVTANDRVEVLLSPVAQAPRKNARRRSRLVDEHQRRRGDPVAGGGSRTPIMTAYRQSALACAAALADGPKRPRDLKALTSIAPKILQHNVYGWFARVERGLYDLTDAGRASLVRWPQVAHDEARHEILIAPDL